In the genome of Hymenobacter cellulosivorans, one region contains:
- the rpsA gene encoding 30S ribosomal protein S1, translating into MAVEVVDNFDWDNVGASQFGGNYTAEQRAEMEQMYGDTLTTVQEEEVVKGTVVGITDRDVILNIGFKSDGLVPLSEFRDLTDLKIGDQVEVFIEDQEDSNGQLILSRKKAKIKQAWKSIYDALENDTILEGVVKRRTKGGLIMDLDGVEAFLPGSQIDVKPIRDFDIYVGRRMEVKVVKINAAFDNVVVSHKVLIEKDLEKQREAILNNLEKGQILEGVIKNMTNFGVFIDLGGVDGLLHITDISWGRIAHPSEVLQLDQKLNVVVLDFDEAKKRISLGLKQLTPHPWDSLVAEMGVGSKVKGRIVNVADYGAFMEIIPGVEGLIHVSEMSWSQHLRNPQDFIKQGDVVEAQILTLDREDRKMSLGIKQLTEDPWTRADFGTKYAVGSKHNGLVRNLTNFGLFVELEEGVDGLVHVSDLSWTKKIKHPSEMVKVGDRLDVQVLELDVANRRLALGHKQLEENPWDTFQTVFTPGSVHKATITEKNDRGAVLELPYGIEGFAYPKSLQKEDGSQAENGEQLDFRVVEFSKDDRRIVLSHTAAYNQQAEEDSRASKFTKKKPAGGAGAAAQGEGKLSDLKKPAAGEKSTLGDLDALSALRDKMMGTERQAGEQKLQATAEAKAPATEAPAEGGILAAVTGAASAALDKVTEVAGDVVDTVKHALGNDDADKKDEEKA; encoded by the coding sequence ATGGCAGTAGAAGTAGTTGACAACTTCGATTGGGACAACGTCGGAGCTTCGCAGTTCGGTGGTAACTATACCGCAGAGCAGCGCGCCGAGATGGAGCAGATGTACGGCGACACGCTGACGACTGTGCAGGAAGAAGAAGTGGTGAAAGGTACCGTAGTTGGTATCACCGACCGCGACGTAATCCTGAACATCGGCTTCAAGTCGGACGGCCTGGTGCCCCTGTCGGAATTCCGCGACCTGACCGACCTCAAAATCGGTGACCAGGTTGAGGTATTCATCGAAGACCAGGAAGACTCCAACGGTCAGCTGATCCTGAGCCGCAAGAAGGCCAAGATCAAGCAGGCTTGGAAGTCTATCTACGACGCTCTGGAGAATGACACCATTCTCGAAGGCGTGGTAAAGCGTCGGACCAAAGGTGGTCTGATCATGGATCTGGACGGCGTAGAAGCCTTCCTGCCCGGCTCGCAGATTGACGTGAAGCCTATCCGTGACTTCGACATTTATGTCGGCCGTCGTATGGAAGTGAAAGTTGTGAAAATCAACGCCGCTTTCGACAACGTAGTAGTATCGCACAAAGTCCTGATCGAGAAAGACCTCGAGAAGCAGCGCGAAGCTATCCTCAACAACCTGGAGAAAGGCCAGATCCTCGAAGGCGTTATCAAGAACATGACCAACTTTGGTGTGTTCATCGACCTTGGTGGTGTCGACGGTCTGCTGCACATCACGGACATCTCGTGGGGCCGCATCGCGCACCCTTCGGAAGTTCTGCAGCTCGACCAGAAGCTCAACGTGGTTGTTCTGGACTTCGACGAAGCCAAGAAGCGTATCTCGCTCGGCCTGAAGCAGCTGACTCCCCACCCATGGGATTCGCTCGTAGCCGAAATGGGCGTAGGCTCGAAGGTGAAAGGCCGTATCGTGAACGTTGCTGATTACGGCGCGTTCATGGAAATCATCCCCGGCGTTGAAGGTCTGATCCACGTTTCGGAAATGAGCTGGAGCCAGCACCTGCGCAACCCGCAGGACTTCATCAAGCAGGGCGACGTAGTTGAGGCTCAGATTCTGACCCTCGACCGCGAAGACCGCAAGATGAGCCTGGGTATCAAGCAACTGACCGAAGACCCATGGACCCGCGCTGACTTCGGCACGAAGTACGCCGTAGGTTCCAAGCACAACGGTCTGGTGCGCAATCTGACCAACTTCGGCCTGTTCGTAGAGCTGGAAGAAGGTGTAGACGGCCTGGTGCACGTTTCCGACCTGTCGTGGACCAAGAAGATCAAGCACCCCTCCGAAATGGTGAAGGTGGGCGACCGTCTGGACGTGCAGGTACTGGAGCTCGACGTAGCCAACCGTCGTCTGGCCCTGGGCCACAAGCAGCTGGAAGAAAACCCCTGGGATACGTTCCAGACGGTATTCACCCCTGGCTCGGTTCACAAGGCTACCATCACCGAGAAAAACGACCGTGGTGCCGTGCTCGAGCTGCCTTACGGCATCGAGGGCTTCGCCTATCCTAAGTCGCTGCAGAAAGAAGACGGCTCGCAGGCTGAGAACGGCGAACAGCTGGACTTCCGCGTAGTTGAATTCTCGAAGGATGACCGTCGTATCGTACTGTCGCACACGGCTGCTTACAACCAGCAGGCTGAAGAGGATAGCCGCGCTTCGAAATTCACCAAGAAGAAGCCTGCCGGCGGTGCTGGTGCTGCTGCTCAGGGTGAAGGCAAGCTGAGTGACCTCAAGAAGCCCGCCGCTGGCGAGAAGTCGACCCTGGGTGACCTGGACGCTCTGTCGGCACTGCGCGACAAGATGATGGGCACCGAGCGTCAGGCTGGTGAGCAGAAGCTGCAGGCTACGGCTGAGGCTAAGGCTCCCGCCACCGAGGCTCCTGCCGAAGGTGGTATCCTGGCTGCCGTAACCGGTGCTGCTTCGGCCGCTCTGGACAAGGTAACCGAGGTTGCTGGCGACGTAGTTGACACCGTGAAACACGCACTGGGCAACGACGACGCTGACAAGAAAGACGAAGAGAAAGCCTAA
- a CDS encoding glycosyltransferase family 2 protein: MDLSIIIPIYNEETNLAALNARVSAVLDALPLQTELIYVNDGSRDRSLEMIREIVARDPRIHYINFSRNFGHQIAITAGLDLSTGAAVVVMDGDLQDPPELIPELLQKLKEGYEVVYAKRRTRQGESAIKLLTAKVFYRLLARITSVNIPLDTGDFRIMSRKVVNALKQMPEQNKFIRGQIAWIGYRQTFLEFDRSERAGGVPGYTYSKLIGLAMDGITSFSDLPLRMATISGFVVSGVAFLVMLYAIYARFFELQSGTGWPSIMVSILFLGGVQLMAVGVIGEYIARLGANSRQRPLYIIDDTDLPDVLPTESKSVTRAFGR, encoded by the coding sequence GTGGATCTATCCATCATCATCCCGATTTACAACGAAGAAACGAACCTGGCTGCGCTCAACGCGCGCGTGAGTGCCGTGCTCGACGCGCTGCCGCTGCAAACGGAGCTGATATATGTAAACGACGGCTCGCGCGACCGGTCATTGGAAATGATTCGCGAAATCGTGGCCCGCGACCCGCGCATTCACTATATCAACTTCAGTCGCAACTTTGGGCACCAGATAGCCATTACGGCCGGCCTGGATTTGTCGACGGGAGCCGCCGTGGTGGTTATGGATGGCGATTTGCAGGACCCGCCGGAGCTGATTCCCGAACTGCTCCAGAAGCTCAAGGAGGGCTACGAAGTCGTGTACGCCAAGCGTCGCACGCGGCAGGGGGAAAGTGCTATTAAGCTGCTCACTGCCAAAGTATTCTACCGCCTGCTGGCCCGCATCACCTCCGTCAATATTCCACTTGATACCGGCGACTTCCGCATCATGAGCCGTAAGGTGGTGAATGCCCTGAAGCAGATGCCAGAGCAGAACAAGTTTATCCGCGGCCAGATTGCCTGGATTGGCTACCGCCAGACCTTCCTCGAATTCGACCGTTCCGAACGGGCTGGCGGCGTGCCCGGCTACACCTACAGCAAGCTCATTGGGCTGGCCATGGACGGTATTACCAGCTTCTCGGATCTGCCCTTGCGCATGGCTACCATCAGTGGCTTTGTAGTATCGGGCGTGGCCTTTCTGGTCATGCTCTACGCCATCTACGCCCGGTTTTTCGAACTCCAATCCGGCACGGGCTGGCCTTCCATTATGGTCAGCATCCTGTTTCTGGGTGGTGTGCAGCTTATGGCCGTCGGCGTTATTGGCGAGTACATTGCCCGCCTTGGGGCCAACTCCCGGCAGCGCCCCCTCTACATCATCGACGACACTGATTTGCCGGATGTGCTGCCCACCGAAAGCAAGTCCGTGACGCGGGCCTTCGGCCGTTAA
- a CDS encoding class I SAM-dependent methyltransferase: MNLEYEVKYHQIEENYWWFQARRDMVFRLIQEMHLPSTAEILEIGCSGGPLLQRLSNTGYTNLTGIDVSEAGVAVARERGLTNVSCMDGAHLDFSSDSFDLIIASDVLEHIADEAQALREWTRVLRPGGQLLVFVPAFPFMWGKHDIINQHFRRYTAAQLTSRLQQVGLHIKRQSYWNVGLFLPTAVVRLLSRVIPGTETPAKDDFFATPPLLNKLLRNLITIENRLLRLIDAPIGVSVFVLARK, encoded by the coding sequence ATGAACCTTGAGTACGAAGTAAAATATCACCAGATTGAAGAAAATTACTGGTGGTTTCAAGCTCGGCGCGACATGGTTTTTCGCCTGATTCAGGAAATGCATCTACCCTCAACGGCCGAAATTTTGGAGATTGGCTGTTCCGGCGGGCCACTGTTGCAGCGCTTAAGCAATACGGGCTACACCAACCTCACCGGCATTGATGTAAGCGAGGCTGGTGTGGCCGTAGCCCGGGAGCGGGGGCTTACCAATGTCTCGTGCATGGATGGGGCCCACCTGGACTTTTCCAGCGACTCCTTCGACCTGATTATTGCTTCGGATGTTCTTGAGCATATCGCCGATGAGGCGCAAGCCCTGCGCGAATGGACTCGGGTGCTGCGTCCCGGTGGGCAGCTTTTAGTATTCGTGCCGGCTTTTCCCTTTATGTGGGGTAAGCACGATATTATCAATCAGCACTTCCGCCGCTACACGGCCGCACAACTCACCAGCCGCCTGCAACAAGTTGGCTTGCATATCAAGCGCCAGTCCTACTGGAATGTAGGCCTGTTTCTGCCTACTGCCGTGGTGCGGTTGCTCAGCCGGGTAATTCCTGGTACTGAAACGCCCGCCAAAGATGATTTCTTTGCGACGCCGCCGCTGCTGAATAAATTGCTGCGCAATCTTATTACCATCGAAAACCGCCTCTTGCGCCTAATCGATGCCCCGATCGGCGTGAGTGTTTTTGTCCTCGCCCGCAAGTAG
- a CDS encoding alpha/beta fold hydrolase has product MSYITAGKDANGHDVKLHYTDQGQGNPIVLIHGWPASHEMWEYQLAELPKHGNRVIAYTRRGFGNSSKTWEGNEYDTLADDLKAVLEELDLQDVTLVGFSMGGGEIARYMSRHGGARVGRVAFVSAVTPYLLQTDDNPDGAPKENFDKMIEGLRKDRFDFLSTFGKQFFGVGTLSHPVSQATLDWMQAMCQIASPRATEQDVYAFAATDFRQDLQAIKVPTLVIHGTSDETVPHKVSGQRMTQYVPHAQYIEYDGAPHGLFVTEKDRLNQDLLAFAGVQSVAGTSATGTQRF; this is encoded by the coding sequence ATGAGCTACATCACCGCCGGCAAAGATGCCAATGGCCACGACGTTAAACTGCATTATACTGACCAAGGCCAGGGTAACCCAATAGTTCTGATTCACGGCTGGCCCGCTTCCCACGAAATGTGGGAATACCAGCTGGCCGAGCTTCCTAAGCACGGCAACCGCGTAATTGCCTACACCCGCCGCGGCTTCGGCAACTCTTCCAAAACCTGGGAAGGCAACGAATACGATACACTGGCCGACGATTTGAAGGCGGTGCTCGAAGAGCTGGATCTGCAAGATGTAACCCTGGTGGGGTTCTCGATGGGCGGCGGCGAAATTGCCCGCTACATGAGCCGCCACGGCGGCGCACGGGTGGGCCGCGTGGCTTTCGTTTCGGCCGTGACGCCTTACTTGCTGCAAACCGACGACAACCCCGACGGCGCGCCCAAGGAAAACTTCGACAAGATGATTGAGGGCTTGCGCAAAGATCGGTTCGACTTCTTATCCACCTTCGGTAAGCAATTCTTCGGCGTGGGTACTCTGAGCCACCCCGTGAGCCAAGCTACCCTCGACTGGATGCAGGCGATGTGTCAGATTGCTTCGCCCCGGGCCACCGAGCAGGACGTGTACGCCTTTGCCGCCACCGATTTCCGCCAGGATTTGCAGGCTATCAAAGTTCCCACACTAGTCATCCACGGCACCAGCGACGAAACCGTACCCCACAAAGTAAGCGGGCAGCGCATGACCCAGTACGTGCCCCATGCCCAGTACATCGAGTACGACGGCGCTCCGCACGGCTTGTTCGTGACTGAGAAGGACCGGCTCAACCAGGACCTGCTGGCCTTTGCCGGTGTGCAGTCGGTGGCCGGGACTTCAGCAACGGGCACTCAGCGTTTCTAG
- a CDS encoding fatty acid desaturase family protein yields the protein MALPKFAPPRNFYAELRARTNQYFEEAGKASTGGFSIFSKALLLTAAFVLLYVHLVFFTPATAWALLECVLLGGVISAIGFNVMHDGAHGSFSSNKWLNHFAAFTLNILGGSSYMWNAKHNVVHHMYTNIEGADDDIDIRPWMRMSVGQPRHKLHRFQHLYFWFLYCMLYISWIFVMDYQKYFTKKIGAMPLKKMDTADHLIFWGFKVLNLFLYIALPIYTVGFLGWLAGFAVTTCFAGLVLSLVFQLAHTVEHTAFPVPHETTGKMEDEWAIHQIKTTANFATDNKVISWLVGGLNFQVEHHLFPKISHVHYPAISKIIKQMCQEFNIEYIEYPKMRYAVASHVSFLRQMGRAA from the coding sequence ATGGCCCTGCCCAAGTTTGCTCCTCCGCGTAATTTTTACGCCGAGTTACGAGCCCGTACAAACCAATATTTTGAGGAAGCCGGCAAAGCCAGTACCGGCGGCTTCAGCATCTTCAGTAAAGCCTTACTGCTGACGGCAGCCTTTGTGCTGCTCTACGTGCACCTTGTGTTCTTCACGCCCGCTACGGCATGGGCGCTGCTGGAATGCGTGCTACTGGGCGGCGTTATCTCAGCTATCGGCTTCAACGTGATGCACGACGGAGCCCACGGCTCGTTCAGCAGCAACAAGTGGCTCAACCATTTTGCCGCTTTCACCCTGAACATTCTGGGCGGTAGCAGCTACATGTGGAACGCTAAGCACAACGTGGTGCACCACATGTACACCAACATCGAAGGTGCCGACGACGATATTGACATCCGGCCCTGGATGCGGATGAGCGTCGGCCAGCCCCGGCACAAATTGCACCGGTTTCAACACCTATACTTCTGGTTCTTGTACTGCATGCTGTACATTTCCTGGATTTTCGTGATGGACTATCAGAAGTACTTCACCAAGAAAATCGGGGCTATGCCACTCAAGAAGATGGATACCGCCGACCACCTCATTTTCTGGGGTTTCAAGGTGCTGAATCTGTTCCTCTACATTGCTCTGCCCATCTACACGGTCGGCTTCCTAGGCTGGCTGGCAGGTTTTGCTGTCACGACCTGCTTCGCGGGTCTGGTGTTGAGCCTGGTGTTTCAATTGGCGCATACCGTGGAGCACACGGCTTTCCCCGTGCCGCACGAAACCACGGGCAAAATGGAAGACGAGTGGGCGATTCACCAAATCAAGACGACGGCCAACTTTGCCACGGACAACAAAGTCATTAGCTGGCTGGTGGGGGGGCTGAACTTCCAGGTTGAGCACCACCTGTTTCCCAAGATTTCCCACGTGCATTACCCGGCCATCAGCAAAATCATCAAGCAGATGTGCCAGGAGTTCAATATTGAGTACATCGAATACCCCAAGATGCGCTATGCCGTGGCGTCCCACGTGTCGTTTCTGCGGCAGATGGGCCGGGCCGCCTAG
- a CDS encoding fatty acid desaturase family protein produces the protein MSAVPKFAASRSFHTELKNRINAYFEESGQEPTGTTSLFVKAIVLTSIFVALYIHVVFFTPSALLAVLECALMGAVGSAVGFNVMHDGSHGSFSKSKFVNQFAAFTLNVLGGSSFMWNMKHNLIHHMYTNVDGFDDDIDAQPWLRLSTTQPRHRFHKFQHLYFWFFYALLFIAWIFFMDYQKYFKGKIGEVPIKKMTATDQGVFWGFKALHLFLFMGMPIYLLGFGAWLVGFIVFATVVGFTMSIVFQLAHTVEHAAFPMPHETTNKLEDEWAIHQIKTTANFATDNKVISWLVGGLNFQVEHHLFPKISHVHYPAISKIIRQMCEEFGVTYNEYPKMRYAVASHVSFLRQMGRA, from the coding sequence ATGTCAGCAGTACCCAAATTTGCGGCTTCCCGCTCTTTCCACACCGAGTTAAAAAACCGCATCAACGCCTACTTCGAGGAGTCGGGCCAAGAGCCGACCGGCACTACCAGCCTGTTCGTCAAGGCCATCGTGCTGACGAGCATCTTCGTGGCGCTGTATATCCATGTAGTGTTTTTTACCCCCTCGGCGCTGCTGGCCGTGTTGGAATGTGCTTTAATGGGTGCCGTGGGCTCGGCCGTGGGCTTCAATGTGATGCACGACGGGTCGCACGGTTCGTTTAGCAAGTCGAAGTTCGTGAATCAGTTTGCGGCCTTTACCCTGAACGTGCTGGGTGGCAGCAGCTTTATGTGGAACATGAAGCACAACCTGATTCACCACATGTACACCAACGTGGACGGCTTCGACGACGACATCGACGCCCAGCCCTGGCTGCGCCTGAGCACCACCCAGCCCCGCCACCGCTTCCACAAGTTTCAGCACCTGTACTTCTGGTTTTTCTACGCCCTGCTCTTCATTGCCTGGATTTTCTTTATGGACTACCAGAAGTACTTCAAGGGCAAGATAGGGGAGGTGCCAATCAAGAAAATGACGGCCACCGACCAGGGCGTGTTCTGGGGTTTCAAGGCCCTGCACCTGTTCCTGTTCATGGGTATGCCTATCTACCTGCTCGGCTTCGGGGCCTGGCTCGTGGGCTTTATCGTTTTCGCTACCGTGGTAGGTTTTACCATGAGCATCGTGTTCCAATTAGCGCACACCGTGGAGCACGCAGCCTTCCCCATGCCCCACGAAACGACCAACAAGCTCGAAGACGAGTGGGCGATTCACCAGATCAAGACGACGGCCAACTTTGCCACGGACAACAAAGTCATCAGCTGGCTGGTGGGGGGGCTGAACTTCCAGGTTGAGCACCACCTGTTTCCCAAGATTTCCCACGTGCATTACCCGGCCATCAGCAAGATCATCCGGCAGATGTGTGAGGAGTTTGGCGTGACCTACAATGAATATCCCAAGATGCGCTATGCCGTGGCGTCCCACGTGTCGTTTCTGCGGCAGATGGGCCGGGCCTAA
- a CDS encoding HNH endonuclease, with the protein MDQKVLVLNGDYTAITLCSVQKAFVLLFLDKAEMIAKSEHGVLRTISSAYPKPSIIRLQRYVRVPYKGIALSRHNIMKRDHFECQYCGSTKNLTLDHVLPRSRGGDSSWTNLLTACARCNHAKGHRTPSEAGLTIRQQPKKPTLSGFLRLSAGTIDQNWHPYLTN; encoded by the coding sequence ATGGACCAAAAAGTGCTAGTTCTCAATGGCGACTACACCGCCATTACGCTGTGCAGCGTGCAGAAGGCTTTTGTGCTACTCTTTCTCGATAAAGCCGAGATGATAGCCAAGTCGGAACACGGGGTGCTGCGTACCATTTCTTCTGCCTATCCCAAGCCCAGCATCATCCGGTTGCAGCGCTACGTGCGGGTGCCCTACAAGGGCATTGCCTTGAGCCGGCACAACATCATGAAGCGGGACCATTTCGAGTGCCAATACTGCGGCTCGACCAAAAATCTGACCCTGGACCACGTACTGCCCCGCTCCCGCGGCGGCGACTCATCGTGGACCAACCTGCTCACGGCCTGTGCCCGCTGCAACCACGCCAAGGGCCACCGCACACCTTCCGAGGCCGGGCTCACCATCAGGCAACAGCCCAAGAAACCGACCCTGTCGGGTTTTCTCAGGCTCAGTGCTGGTACTATCGACCAAAACTGGCATCCGTATCTGACCAACTAA
- a CDS encoding C40 family peptidase translates to MNHGICALSVVPVRAEPADKAEIVTQLIFGDCYTVLQAQANWQQIRTAADNYVGWMDPKQHQPVTSEYLAAWNAQDHPRSLDVVQVVSNAQVRIPVTIGARLPFFDGMTLRLGEQTYFYNGAATNPQNGHGLQGPTDKRLALLLKAGQIFLKAPYLWGGRSLFGVDCSGLMQQLYGLIGVQLPRDARQQIDHGRTVHFVSQTQPGDLAFFDNADGNIIHVGLLLDDQQILHASGEVRIDPLDHNGIFNRKTQKYTHKLRLIKRLLD, encoded by the coding sequence GTGAACCACGGAATCTGCGCCCTGAGCGTCGTGCCGGTGCGGGCCGAGCCTGCGGATAAAGCCGAAATTGTTACGCAGCTGATTTTTGGCGACTGCTACACCGTGCTCCAAGCCCAGGCCAACTGGCAGCAAATCCGGACCGCGGCCGACAACTACGTGGGCTGGATGGATCCCAAGCAGCACCAGCCCGTGACTAGTGAGTATTTGGCCGCCTGGAACGCCCAGGACCACCCCCGCAGTCTCGATGTGGTCCAGGTCGTCAGCAACGCCCAGGTCCGTATTCCCGTGACTATTGGGGCGCGCCTACCGTTTTTCGACGGCATGACGCTGCGGCTAGGGGAGCAGACCTACTTCTACAACGGAGCGGCTACCAACCCTCAGAACGGCCATGGCCTGCAGGGCCCCACCGATAAACGGCTGGCGTTGCTGCTCAAGGCCGGCCAGATTTTCCTGAAGGCGCCCTACCTCTGGGGCGGCCGCAGCCTGTTTGGCGTCGATTGCTCGGGTCTGATGCAGCAGCTCTACGGCCTGATCGGGGTGCAGCTCCCCCGCGACGCCCGCCAGCAGATTGACCACGGCCGCACGGTGCACTTCGTGTCCCAGACCCAGCCCGGCGACCTGGCCTTCTTCGACAACGCCGACGGCAACATCATCCACGTGGGCCTCTTGCTCGACGACCAGCAGATCCTGCACGCCAGCGGCGAAGTCCGAATCGACCCGCTCGACCACAACGGCATCTTCAACCGCAAAACCCAGAAGTACACCCACAAGCTCCGCCTCATCAAGCGTCTGCTAGATTAA
- the smpB gene encoding SsrA-binding protein SmpB, translating into MAKQKDDTPKRVNILNRRASYEYSFLAKYDAGMMLQGTEIKSIREGNVNMQDGFCTFHPDGSLWVHNLSISQYTLGTYNNHEPKRERKLLLNKKELRQLANKTQEQGVTIIPVRLFVNDRGFAKLEIALAKGKKLFDKRDDIKAKDQKREMDRAREY; encoded by the coding sequence ATGGCCAAACAAAAAGACGATACCCCCAAGCGCGTTAATATCCTGAACCGCCGTGCCAGCTACGAATACAGTTTCCTGGCCAAATACGACGCGGGCATGATGCTGCAGGGCACCGAAATCAAAAGCATCCGGGAAGGCAACGTGAACATGCAGGACGGCTTCTGCACCTTCCACCCCGACGGCTCCCTGTGGGTACACAACCTGAGCATTTCGCAGTACACCCTGGGCACCTACAACAACCACGAACCCAAGCGGGAGCGGAAGTTGCTGCTCAACAAAAAGGAGCTGCGCCAGCTCGCCAACAAAACCCAGGAGCAGGGCGTCACCATCATTCCCGTGCGCCTCTTCGTCAACGACCGGGGCTTTGCCAAGCTCGAAATTGCCCTGGCCAAGGGTAAAAAGCTCTTCGACAAGCGTGACGACATCAAGGCCAAAGACCAGAAGCGCGAAATGGACCGCGCCCGGGAGTACTAG
- the tsaD gene encoding tRNA (adenosine(37)-N6)-threonylcarbamoyltransferase complex transferase subunit TsaD — MHSPVILAIESSCDDTSAAVMAGGEILANVVATQQVHEQYGGVVPELASRAHQQHLIPVVQEALRRAKVDKSALDAVAFTQGPGLLGSLLVGSMFAKTFAQALDKPLIAVNHMRAHILAHFIRAPRPAFPFLCLTVSGGHTQLVIVRSPMDMQVIGQTIDDAAGEAFDKTAKLLGLPYPGGPHLDKQAKLGNPTRFPFPVGAMPGYDFSFSGLKTSVLYFLRQQTAQNPNFVQENLADLCASIQYTIIQTLLRQLVRAAQDNSLTQIALAGGVAANSGLRAALTELTAEKGWEVFIPDFEFCTDNAGMVAMTAHFQYQAGDFAEPLVSPDPRLKLT; from the coding sequence ATGCATTCCCCCGTCATTCTGGCCATCGAGTCTTCCTGTGATGATACCTCCGCCGCTGTTATGGCCGGCGGCGAAATCCTGGCCAACGTGGTAGCCACGCAGCAGGTGCACGAACAATACGGCGGCGTGGTGCCCGAGTTGGCCTCCCGCGCCCACCAGCAGCACCTGATTCCGGTGGTGCAGGAGGCGCTGCGCCGGGCAAAGGTAGACAAATCCGCCCTCGACGCGGTGGCTTTCACCCAGGGGCCGGGCCTGCTGGGCTCCTTGCTGGTAGGCAGTATGTTCGCCAAAACCTTTGCCCAGGCCCTGGATAAGCCCCTGATTGCCGTCAACCACATGCGGGCCCACATCCTGGCCCACTTTATCCGGGCCCCACGGCCGGCGTTTCCGTTTTTGTGCCTCACCGTCAGCGGTGGCCACACCCAGCTGGTGATTGTGCGCAGCCCCATGGACATGCAGGTCATTGGCCAAACCATTGATGACGCAGCCGGGGAGGCCTTCGACAAAACGGCCAAGCTGCTCGGCCTGCCGTATCCCGGCGGCCCTCATTTGGATAAGCAAGCCAAGCTGGGCAACCCCACGCGCTTCCCGTTTCCGGTGGGCGCCATGCCGGGCTACGACTTCTCGTTTAGCGGGCTAAAAACTTCGGTGCTGTACTTCCTGCGCCAGCAAACGGCCCAGAACCCGAACTTTGTGCAGGAAAACCTGGCCGACCTCTGCGCCAGTATTCAGTACACCATTATCCAAACCCTGCTGCGCCAGCTCGTGCGCGCCGCCCAGGATAATAGCCTGACCCAGATTGCCCTGGCCGGGGGCGTGGCGGCCAACTCCGGCCTGCGCGCCGCCCTGACCGAGCTAACCGCCGAGAAAGGGTGGGAGGTCTTTATTCCCGATTTCGAGTTCTGCACCGACAACGCCGGTATGGTGGCCATGACGGCCCACTTCCAGTACCAGGCCGGTGACTTTGCCGAACCCCTGGTAAGTCCTGACCCGCGGTTGAAGCTCACGTAG